A window of the Butyricimonas faecalis genome harbors these coding sequences:
- a CDS encoding response regulator, which produces MENNETKETISARRTILVVEDVESNFLLLKAIIGKIYTLLHAWNGREAVEMYEQSQPDLILMDIKMPEMDGLEATRIIREISREIPIIALTAFAFDDDRVKALEAGCNDYLTKPLSAPLLKETIVKYLI; this is translated from the coding sequence ATGGAAAATAACGAGACGAAAGAAACTATAAGCGCAAGGAGAACAATTTTAGTGGTGGAGGATGTGGAGAGTAATTTTCTTTTATTGAAAGCAATTATCGGGAAGATTTACACGTTGCTTCACGCTTGGAATGGAAGGGAAGCTGTTGAGATGTATGAACAATCCCAACCTGATCTTATCCTGATGGATATAAAAATGCCGGAAATGGACGGGCTAGAGGCAACTCGAATCATTCGTGAAATTTCCCGTGAAATTCCGATTATTGCTTTAACAGCGTTTGCCTTTGATGATGATCGGGTAAAAGCATTAGAGGCCGGTTGTAATGATTATTTGACTAAGCCGTTGTCGGCTCCTTTGTTAAAGGAAACGATTGTCAAGTATTTAATTTGA
- a CDS encoding O-antigen ligase family protein — MQLRKNLTLYLSGIAVFTLPLLLLSTAFVLDESLGNRVAKIFWFYKVIIVAGIACIPLAWTRPFRFSVPDLLVLLYAGYSLCNDHYTGSITPTRTGLFLLIIVTYFIFRRLTTFAPVGFTHAALLLSGAIEALWGLTQLYGFAPSQHSRFELTGSFFNPGPYSGFLVAILPLALHYTLTACRTARILSGAVLVLLLLVLPATLSRGAWLAALAGCAIVLGNNFHLYSRLKALFQKHKLTLSITTACMLLLTTGTLIGIYQLKKESADGRWLIWKVSSTLVASHPITGVGFGHFAGAYGDAQATYFAAKQRPAAEELVADAPEAAFNEFVQITTETGIIGLLLFLTIIIGASQAARHSNNKAATGVLGSLAAFLVFACFSYPFNVLPLLVLFTLLLAQCIPAQPGSRWLSGIFYALLFLPVYFLATGQQEQEQTYKRWQSEQIYFNMQIFERTVDNYKKLYPLLKDQPAFLFEYGQCLSRTGQPAASNLILEEASRLSSDPMIRNIMGKNYQTMKQYTQAEASFLKAAHMVPNRLYPLYLLAQMYNESGQIDKAITTARLLLEKAPKVPSSATEEMKRDMQKLIRNLQNPSSCNE, encoded by the coding sequence ATGCAACTCCGGAAAAACCTCACTCTCTACTTATCAGGCATCGCGGTCTTCACGCTGCCCCTGCTTTTGTTATCAACGGCATTTGTCCTGGACGAGAGTTTGGGTAACCGGGTAGCTAAAATTTTCTGGTTCTACAAAGTCATCATCGTGGCCGGTATAGCCTGCATCCCGCTGGCGTGGACACGTCCTTTTCGTTTTTCGGTGCCTGACCTACTGGTTCTTCTATACGCGGGCTACTCCCTCTGCAACGATCATTACACAGGTTCGATCACTCCCACCCGGACGGGTCTCTTCCTATTGATCATCGTCACGTATTTCATATTCCGACGGCTGACCACCTTCGCCCCTGTCGGTTTCACGCACGCGGCACTTCTTCTCTCCGGGGCAATAGAAGCCCTCTGGGGACTCACCCAGCTCTACGGCTTCGCCCCCTCCCAACACAGCCGCTTCGAATTGACCGGATCATTCTTTAACCCCGGCCCCTATTCCGGCTTTCTTGTAGCCATCCTACCGTTAGCCTTACACTACACGCTTACCGCCTGCCGCACAGCCCGCATCCTGTCAGGTGCGGTACTCGTACTTCTCCTACTCGTCCTGCCTGCCACGTTAAGCCGCGGGGCATGGTTAGCCGCCCTCGCGGGATGTGCCATCGTACTAGGCAACAACTTCCATCTATACAGCCGACTAAAAGCCCTGTTTCAAAAACACAAACTCACACTTTCCATCACAACCGCCTGCATGCTCCTTCTTACAACCGGGACACTCATCGGGATATACCAGTTAAAAAAAGAATCTGCCGACGGACGCTGGCTCATCTGGAAAGTTTCCTCCACCCTCGTTGCCTCCCACCCGATAACAGGTGTCGGGTTCGGACATTTTGCCGGAGCATACGGGGATGCTCAAGCGACCTATTTTGCCGCCAAGCAACGTCCAGCGGCAGAAGAACTCGTGGCCGATGCTCCCGAGGCGGCCTTCAACGAATTCGTGCAAATCACGACAGAAACCGGAATCATCGGTTTATTACTTTTCCTGACAATCATAATTGGAGCCTCCCAAGCTGCCCGGCACTCCAACAACAAGGCCGCGACGGGGGTGCTCGGCTCGTTAGCCGCCTTCCTCGTTTTTGCCTGCTTCTCCTACCCGTTCAACGTGTTGCCCCTTCTCGTCCTCTTCACGTTACTCTTGGCCCAATGCATACCCGCCCAACCCGGTTCCCGCTGGCTTTCCGGCATCTTCTACGCGCTCCTGTTTCTCCCCGTCTATTTCCTTGCCACCGGACAACAGGAACAAGAACAAACCTATAAACGCTGGCAATCCGAGCAAATCTACTTCAACATGCAGATATTCGAACGTACCGTCGATAATTACAAAAAACTCTACCCTCTCTTGAAGGACCAACCCGCCTTTCTCTTTGAATACGGTCAATGCCTCTCCCGCACGGGACAACCCGCGGCCAGTAATCTCATCCTTGAAGAAGCCTCCCGCCTGTCTTCCGATCCGATGATCCGCAACATCATGGGCAAAAACTACCAAACCATGAAACAATATACCCAAGCGGAAGCCTCCTTCCTCAAAGCCGCCCACATGGTTCCCAATCGTCTCTACCCGCTCTACCTACTCGCCCAGATGTACAACGAAAGCGGCCAAATTGACAAAGCCATCACGACCGCCCGCCTACTGCTCGAAAAAGCCCCCAAAGTCCCCTCTTCCGCCACCGAAGAGATGAAACGAGACATGCAAAAACTAATTAGAAATCTTCAAAACCCCTCCTCATGCAACGAATAA